The DNA window CCCTCCTGCCCGCACGGCCGGGGAGTAAGGAGCGTCCGCGCTGGCCCCGGGGGGCAAGATGACTTCCTTCTTCAAGAACCTTCACTCCCTTCACGTTTACAGCCTAGTTCTACGCTGGCATCCCCAAATTCCTTCACTCTAAGTCTTCCCCCTACAGGGCATCACCGCCAGCCTGGTCCCCAGGGGTGTACCTAGTCCCACCTGCCAAAGGCGCACTGGACCACCAGGCTCCGGTTTACGATCCGCCGCTGGGAAAGCACGAATTCATTCGTGGGAGCATGTCAATCTCAACTCTCCCTGCCCAAAACTCGATGTGATTATATGGGGGGACAGTAAGGAGGCACATCATGGGTTCCGCTAATCTCGTGTGCATAATGGGCTCCCTGTGCAAGGAGCCTAATCTCAGGATCACTCCCAGCGGCCATCACGTGTGCGACCTGCTGGTTGCCGTCAACCGGAAGAGCGGAGTCGCTGACTACCTCCCGGTTATCGTCTGGGACGAAGACGCTGTGGCCTGCGAGCGTTCCCTCAAGACCAGCTCGTTGGTTCACGTCCTAGGGCGGCTGTCATCCCGAAACTACGAGAAGCCCGGCGGCTCTCGCCACGTTGCCATAGAAGTCATCTCGTCAAAGATTACGTTCCTCAGCGCCGCGCGGGCCGGTGGTCACAAGAATGCCAATATGATATTGCTCATGGGAAACCTTTGCCGCGAGCCAAGTCTCCGGGCCACCTCCGCGGGAAAGATGATCTCAGACCTCATCGTTGCCGTGGACAGGAAGACAGGGGGCACGGACTACCTGCCGGTCATTTGCTGGAACAAGGACGCCGAATCCTGCGGCCAGCACCTTTACACTGGTGCCCTGGTGCATGTCAAGGGCATCTTGACCTCCAGGAACTACGAGAGGGCTGACGGTTCCAGGCACGTGGCGATAGAGGTCTCTGCGCAGGAGATCGAGTTCCTGGGGGGGGCTGCCAGGCGGGAGGGGAGAGATCCCCGGGACACGGACCTCCAGGATAGAACCCGGGGAGAGATGGCCTCTAGAGCCTAGGCGAACCAGGCTAGAAAGAGGGCTTCAAGGAACACTAGGGTTGCCGCGAAGCCCAGGGAGAGGAAGGAGCCAAAGGGTACCGCAGGCCTGCCATTTATGATCATCATGCCCCAGACCCTGTCCGTGATTTCCGGTTCCTCCTCCTGGTCCATGTGCATGGGCACGCTCCCCAGGGACGCAAGCTCCCTCCTGAACCTCCACATTACGAACCCTGCCAGGAGAAGCCCCGAGAGGGAACCCACAAGTATGGCTAGGAGAAGGCCCAGGGGGCCCAGGGCTAAGCCCATGAAGAAGGCAAGCTTCACGTCCCCCATTCCCATTCCTGTGCCCCGGGTGAGCCAGTAGATGATCATGAAGACACCGCCCCCCAGGATGCCCCCGAGGACACTCAAGGCCAGGCTGGGCCCGGAAGGGTTGAGCCGGAATGCAGCGGAGGCCAGTGCGACCAGGACCCCGGGGGCTACCAGGGCGTTAGGGATCACGGCGTGCTCCAGGTCAGTGAAGAATACCACCAGTGACAGGCTGAGGTAGAAGGCCATGACGGCAAAGGCAACGGGGTCTCGTCCCGCATGGACATAGGCCAGGAGAAAGAGAAGGGCGCAGGTGACTTCAACCACCACGTAGCGGGCGGATATGGGCCTGTGACAGTACCTGCAGCGTCCCCTCAGGGCCAGGTAGCTGGCGACTGGGGCCAGGTCCCGCCAAGACAGCATATGGCGGCAGTGGGGACACTGGCTGCGGCCGCATATGCCTTGCCCTATGGGTAGCCTGGCTGCCAGCACATTGCAGAAGCTCCCCCACGCAAGGCCCAGGAGGAGCACAAGGGGTATGAACAACTCCGTGGCGGGATCTAGCCCGAAGAGCGCCTGCGTCATAGGCTAACTCTTCGCCGGGACGGGCTGGCCCTCCTTCAAGGCCCTGGAAGGGATTACGCCGGGGAAATGGCGATGGCTCCAAGACGCCGGCTTATGGGCGGGACGGGCCAGGTGTTGGTGGAATACGGGCTCCTTGGCCATCGTCGCCGCGGGCGCCACTACGGCCCTCTCCGCGGTGAAGGGCCACACCGGCTTGGTCCTGGCAAGGCTCAGCCCTGGGGGTTACCGGTGCCTGGCCAGGTAAACGGATCTGGACCCTGGCCCCTTGGGCACAGGGCATGAGAGTCTTTGGCTTCTCGTGCGGAATCTGATCCCGCCGGGAGAGGATCCCCGGGGAGTCTAGGGAACTAACCTTAAAGCCAGCCTTCGCCCGGGGGGTGGCGAAGGGGAGGAACAATGGGAGGAGGAGGCCCTCATGCTGGATTTCCCCAAGGCAAGCTTGGGAAAAAGGGTAGTGGCGGCCATAATTGACGGGCTCATTGCTGGATGTGTCAGTCTTGTCCCGGTGGTGGGAGGTGTGGCGGGTTTCGCCTACGTGCTCCTCAAGGACGGGTTCCTGGACGGGGCGAGCCCGGGCAAGAAGGCTATGGGTCTGAGAGTGGTGGAGGTTGGTTCCGGTGCTAGGGCTGCCTACGGAGAATCCATCAGGCGAAACCTGATCTTTGCCATTCCCAACCTCATTACCATCATTCCCTTAATAGGCGCGATAATCGCCCCGATCCTGGCACTCCTAGTCTACCTCCTGGAACTCTATATCGCCTGGAGGGACCCCCGGGGTCGCAGGTACGGAGACCACATCGCCAGCACTCAGGTTGTGCCGGCTAGTGCCTGAGGGGTGAAGCTATACGGTCCCGCGGGCAGTGACGGCCTGGGTTTCACCACCTGGGCACGCCTCTAGGACAAGCAGTATTTGCTTGCATCTCCCAGGAGGGAAAGTCGTGGGTGACGCTGAATACCCTAGGAACCGTCACAGGGACCGCTAACCGTTCCCCAAGCCATCCACCTCAAGGGCAACGTACCAGCGCATCGCCCAAGGGGGGTTTCGTGGTCCAGCGATGTGCGCAGGCGCACATCTCCCTTGCCGGGCCGCACAGGGCGAGGGAAAGGGCGGAACCTGCCATCATGGGCAAGGGGTATCTAGCGGCTACGCATGTTTTCGGTGGGCCCGGTCCCTGCTGGTATGCTTCTTGCTCAGTATGTGCTGGGGTTGTGTTTGCTCCCTCTCCAGTGATACCCCGAGGAGGCGAAACGGTGCAGGTTCTTGGCATCAACGGTGTCACCAGGTACTTTGGAGGGCTCCCCGCTGTCAGGGACGTGAGCTTCTCAGTGGGCGCCAACGAGATCGTGGGCCTCATAGGGCCAAACGGCGCTGGGAAGACAACCCTTCTGAACTGCGTGTCGGGGATCCACAAACCCACCGCTGGCTCCATCCGCATGATGGACCGGGAGATAACCAGGCTCAAGCCCCACCAGGTCTGCCGGGCGGGTATTGGCAGGACCTTTCAGATCCCCAGGCCCTTCCACCGCATGACGGTAGAGGAGAATGTCCGGGTGGCCCAGGGTTCGAGCCGGAAGCCCCCAAGCCGCTACATGGAGTTGGTGGGTCTTGTTCCATACAAGGCCACTTGGGCGGACAGGCTCACCTTCCACCAGCGGCGCAAGCTGGAGGTGGCCAGGGCCCTGGCGGTTGAACCACGCCTGCTCTTGCTGGACGAGGTAATGGCAGGCCTGAACCCAACGGAGACCGAGGAGATGGTGGGACTTGTTCGCACGGTCAGGGAGGAGACAGGGGTCTCCATCCTCTGGGTGGAGCACGTGATGAGGGCAGTGATGGAGTGTGCGGACCGCTTGGTTGTCCTCCACCAGGGCCAGAAGCTCACGGAAGGGGCGCCCGCAGACATCGCCAGGGACGAGCGAGTGATCGAGGTGTACCTGGGGGAGAGATATCACTTCAAGGATGAGATCACATGCTGAAGGTTGATTCCCTTGACGTAGCCTACGACGGCCTCCAGGCGCTGTACTCCGTCTCCATGGAGGTGCAGGAGGGGGAGTTCCTTGCCCTGGTGGGGAGTAATGGGGCGGGCAAGTCCACGCTCCTGAACGCGGTGGCGGGCATGCTCCGTCCAATCGCAGGGGGCATCTACCTGGACGGCCAGCGCATTGACGGGCTTTCCCCCCACCGCATCGTCGATATGGGAATCTCTCTCATCCCAGAGGGGAAGTGGGTGTTCCCGCAGATGAATGTGTTGGAGAACCTGCTCATGGGAGCCTACCCCTCTAAGGCCAGGGCTGGGACGCACGAGAGGCTGGAGGAGGTGTTCCATTACTTCCCCAGGCTCAAGGAAAGGCAGAAGCAACAGGCCCAGACCCTCAGCGGAGGGGAGCTCCAGATGCTTGTGATCGGGCGTGCCCTCATGGCCAGGCCCCGCTTGCTCATCCTGGATGAACCCTCTCTCGGCCTGGCCCCCAGGCTGGTGCTGGAGATATTCCAGATCCTCCGCTGCCTGCACCGAGAGAGCGGGATCAGTGTCATCCTGGCAGAGCAGAACGTCTACCGTGCCCTCCAGATGGCCGGAAGGGGCCTGGTCCTGGAGAACGGCAGGGTGGTGATGGACGGGCCTGCCAGCTCCATCCTGGAGGATGAGTCGATAGTTCGCAAGTACCTGGGCATGTAAATACGGGAATCGCCTCGCCCTCGAGGCGAGGACGGTGACGATAGACAGAAAAGGAGGAGGGGATGGGATTTGACACGCAAGAAGAACTGGCGTCTTGGCCTGGTTTCCATTATGGTGGTTTTCTTGGTTGGTTCGCTCCTGGCCGGATGCGGGGGCGCGCCCCAGCCGGCGGATCCGGCGGATGAGGAGCCCAAGGCTCCCATCAAGATAGGTGTATCCACCCCGTTGTCTCCCCCGGCTGACTACAAGGCAGGGGAGATCAACCTGAACACCGTAAAACTCGCAGTGAAACATATCAATGATGCCGGCGGGGTCCTGGGCCGTACCGTTGAGATCGTGGAGGGTGACGACCAGGGAGACACCGCTGCTGGTGTCAGTCTCGTCCAGAAAATGGTGAATGAGGACAAGGTCAGCGCCATCGTGGGGGTGTGGCACGGGTCCGTGGCACTGGCCCAGGCCACGGCTGCCACGGACCTGGAAGTGCCAATAATGATGCACTATAGCTGGCCCGACGAGATTACCGCCATGCACTCGGACTACGTGTTCCGCACCAGCCCCTACAACTCTCAGATCGCCCTTCTCCTGATGCCCTTCATCAAGAGCCAGGGCTACAAGACCGTTGCGGTAATGGCTGAGGACAGTGCCTATGGCATCGGCTTCGCCGACGGCATGGTAGCGGCGGCCGAAGGGTCAGGTGTTGAAGTGATAAAGAGGGTCTTCCCCGCGCAGTCGGTGGACCTGACACCCCAGCTCCTGGAACTCAAGGCCATGAGTCCCAAGCCTGACCTCCTGATCGTGGCCGCTGTCTACCAGCCCATGTACCTCATTCCCAAGCAGGCTTTGGAGGTTGGGCTGGCGCCTGAGTGTGACGTCATGGCTGGCTGGGACTACCCTGGCTGGTCCCCGGAGTGGTGGGAGACGGTAGGTGAGGCGGGCATAGGCGTCATGTACCCGACATTCCAGTCGAAGGAACTGGCTCTCACCACCCTAGGTGAGACATTCAAGGCTTCCTTCAACGAAGCCTATGGTCACGAGCCACCCATCTACGCGTACTTCCTGTATGACCAGGTGATGATGCTGGCCGAGGCCATGGAGACAGCGGGCACGGATGAACCCAAGGCCGTGGCAGCCGCCCTCAAGGACATAACCTTCGAGGGCACCACAGGCACGGTGACCTTCGAGAGCGTTGATGAGCCTGGCAGCCCCATATGGAACCAGTGGCTGGGGCACCAGATCTTCATCATCCAGTTCACAGCTGAGGGCCAGACTCAGGATGAGGCCTCCATAGCCTACAAGAGCAAGTAAGCCCGGGCGGGGGCCGGGGAATACCCGGCCCCCCTTTTGGACAACTCCGGAGGTATGGTCATGTACACACTAGACTTCATCCTTGAAGTCTTGGCCAGGGGATTAGGGATTGGAATGGTCTATGCCCTGATGGGGCTGGGCCTGACGCTAATCTTCGGGGTCATGCGCATCATCAACTTCGCCCAGGGTGAGTTCTACATGCTGGGAGGCTACGCCACCTACTTCCTCATGGTGTCCTTCGGCGTGCCCTTTATAGCTGCGCTGCCCCTCTCCATGGTGGCGGTGTTCCTGGTGGGCATCCTGGTTGAGGGGCTCCTCCTTAGCCCCACCAGGACAGGGAACGTGGGGAGCGCCATGGAGTACAGCCTGATCATCACCTTTGCCTTGAGCCTCTTTCTGCAGAAACTCGCCATCATACTGTTCGGCCCGTTCTACCGCAAGGTCCCAGACTACCTGCCTGGAAACGTGGGCCTTGGGCCTCTACGCGTCCCGGGGAACACCTTTGTGGCTATGGTGGTCTCCGGCCTCCTGATCCTCGCAGTCACCCTCTACCTGAGCAGGACCTGGAGGGGCAGGAGCTGGAGGGCCATGGCCCAGTGCCTCAACGGGGCCTCCATATCGGGGGTGCCCACAGCTAGGGAGAGCAGCCTAGTATTCGGTCTTTCAACGGCGCTGGCCGCAGCGGCCGGCGCGGTGCTCATCCCTGTGACCCTGGTATTCCCCAACGTTGGAACATCCCCCTTGATCAAGGGTTACCAGATAATCGCCATTGGAGGGCTTGGCTCGGTACCGGGGAGCCTCATCGGAGGGCTCCTCCTGGGAGTGGTGGAGACCTACGGATCCATCTTCATTTCCTCCGCCTACAGGGACCTGTACGGTTTCGGCCTGCTCATCCTGTTCCTGTTATTCAGACCCCGCGGCCTGTACGGCCAGGCCTAGGCGTGGAGGTGCTCATGAAGGGGAAACAACTTCTCGTAGCCGCATCCATCGCGGCCATTGGCTTGTTCCCGCTGCTTTTTCCCCTCCCCAGGTGGATCTACATGTTCACGCTGGCCTTCTACTACATCATCATGGCCTCCAGCTGGAACGTGATAATGGGGTTCACGGGGCTGTTTTCCTTTGCCCACACCGCCCTTGCGGCCATAGGCGGCTACACCTCCGTGCTGCTAGCCCTGCACTTGGGACTCACCCCGTGGCTTGGACTCCTGGCGGCAGGCATCTTTGCAGCCCTCTTCAGCCTGTTCCTGGGCATGCTGTGCCTCAGGCTCCACGGCTTCTACCTCTGCCTGGTGACCTGGGCCTTCGCCGAGATAGCCGCGGGTGTGCTGAAGGTCGAGTACAAGTGGTCCGGGGGGACCATGGGGCTCACAGCCCCAGGGCTGTTCCCCCGTGGCCAGCAGCTCTTGCCCAACTACTACCTGGGCCTTGTCCTGGCGGTGCTCTGCGTTGTGTTCGCCTGGGCCATTTACCGGTCAAGGATAGGCCTTTACCTGAGGTCCCTACGGGACGACCCCCTGGCCAGTGAGGCCTTGGGCGTTGACACAACCTTCTGGAAGGTATTCTCTTTCACGGTGTGCGGGTTCTGGGCCGGCGTTGGCGGGGCTTTCTTCGGCAACTTCATCGGAGTGGTAGACCCATCCATGGGCTCCCTGTCCAACATGGGCATGGTGATCCTCATGGTAATCATGGGCGGCATAGGCACCATTCACGGGCCTATCCTGGGGGCGCTCTTCGTCGTGGCGCTCTCGGAGGTCCTCCGGGGCGAACTTGCGGCCATGAGCGTCTTTATCTTCGCCATCCTCATGATCCTTACCATGAGGTTCTTCAGGGGAGGTTTCGCCGAGGCCATAGATGCCCTGCAAAGACGCCGGGCGCACGGAGGTACCCTGCCCAGGCCCGGGTGAGAGTACTCAAGGCTAAAGGAGGCAGCAGGAGTGGCTAGCGCAGCATCAGCCATAGTCAGGCAGCTTGAGAGGCTGGGTGTGGAAGTTGTCTTTGGCCTGCCCGGGGTTCACACCATGGAAGTCTATGACGCGCTCCTGGAGAGCCCCATCAGGCACATCCTGGCAAGGCATGAGCAGGGCGCCGGTTTCATGGCCGATGGGTATTCCAGGGCCAGCGGGAAGCCCGGAGTCTGTCTCCTCATCACAGGCCCGGGGCTCACCAATGCCGCCACAGCCCTGGGGACCGCCTGGGCGGATTCCGTGCCCTTGCTAGTCATCACCAGCCAGGTTCCCATGGGCTTCCGCGACCAGCACAAGGGCTACCTCCATGACCTTTGGAACTCCCACCTCTTCACCTCGTGCCTTGCCAAGGAGACCCGGAGAGTGGATACCCCGTCGGGCCTGTCCCAGGCGGTGGCCGACCTTTATCATGCCTGCCAGGATGGCAGGCCACGCCCGGTTCACCTGGAGGTTCCCCTGGATGTGCTGGGGGCGCCCATTGAAGAGGATGCCCCCAGGGAGAAGCCCCAGGAAAAGTGGCCTTCGCCCAGTCCCGAACGAGTCTTCCAGGCCCGCGAGATGCTCCAGAACGCCCGCCGCCCGCTGGTAGTGGTAGGGGGGGGAGCCGCCGGGGCAACCTCCCAGGTGATGGCCTTGGCGGAGACCCTGGAGTGCCCCGTGGTGAGTACCACCGCGGGCAAGGGGGTGCTCCCCGAGGACCACAGGCTTTCCCTGGGAGCGCGCCTGCAGGTGCCCAGCATGCAAAGGCTCCTGGAAGAGGCCGATACGCTGCTGGTGGTGGGCTCGGATCTGGCCCCCACCGACTTCTGGGCCCGGGTCCCGGCGGTGAAGGGTTCCGTGGTCTACGTGGACATCGACGCCGGCAACTTTTCGAGGAACCTCTTTGCCACTGTTGGGCTAAGGGGGGATGCCCCCCGGGTGCTCTCGGAACTCCTGAGGGGGCTTGGGCAGAGGCACCCGGACACCTTCTGGACCCACCGGGTATCCCAGGCGCTGGCCGAGTCCAGCCGTGAACTCCCAGCCATCATGGGACTGCCCCAGGGCACCGGCTGGGCCCGGGATTGCCTCAGCGCCCTCAGGGAAGCCCTCCCCAGGGAGGGCATTCTCTGCGCCGACATGACCACCCTTGCCTACATAGCCGTGAGCGAGTTTCCAGTCTACCATCCCTCGCGGTTCCTTCACCCGGCAGGGTTCGGGACCCTGGGGTACGCGCTCCCGGCTGCCCTGGGAGCCAAGATAGCCCGGCCAGACCTGCCTGTGGTGGCCCTCACAGGTGACGGCGGCTTCCAGTTCACCATGGAGGAGCTGGGCACCGCGGTCCAGGAGCGCACCGGGGTTCCCATCATCGTGGTGAACAACGCTGGCTACGGCGAGATAAGGAGGCAGCAAGGGAGGCGTCACCCCGGTAAGACCATGGCCGTGGACCTGGTCAATCCCGACTTTGGGCTGCTGGCGTCGGCCTACGGCATGCCCTACTCCAGCGCTGTCACCCCTGAGCAGCTGGGGGAGTGCCTCAAAGAGGCATTGTGCGATTCCCTGCCCACCCTGATCGAGCTGAAGGCAGCAGTGGGTGTCTAGGGCCTAGCCCCGCCAGGCGCACTCACAAGGTCCAACCTGGGGCAACCCAGAAACTCCCAAGCGGAGGTCTTCCCATGCTTTCACCAGCTTCTGTACTGGATGAAGGGCAACTTGAGGCCATAAGCAACACCTCCCTGAGAATCCTGGAAAGGGTGGGCGTGACCGTGCATGAACCCGAGGCACTGAGCCTTCTGGAGAAGGCCGGCGCCAGGGTGGATTGGCCCAGGTCCAGGGCTACCATTCCCCACAGGCTCGTCTCCGAGGCCCTTTGCCAATCCAGCCCCGTCGTGAGCCTCTACTGGCGGGACGGCTCCCGCAAACTGGAGGTGGGGGGTGACAACGTCTACTTCGGCACCATAGGATTCCCCACGGCGGTTGTAGACTGGTCAAGTGGCAGTTACCGCCTAAGCCCAACCTCCGCCGACCTCCAGGAAGCGGTGAGGGTAGCGGACATGATGGAGAACGTCGACTTCATCATGCCCCCGGCCTCCTTGTCTGACTGCCCCGCGGGCAGGATGGACCGCCACCAGTGGATGATATCCTTTCTGGGCAGCGAAAAGCACATCGTTAACCAGACCTTCGGCAGGCAAGGCGCCCAGGCAGCCCTGGCAATGGCCCGCGTGTTGGGTGGGAAGGCTGCCCTTTCAAGGCCCTTCCTCACATTCCTGGTATCCGTCACCAGCGCACTCACCCTCCGGCAGGACGCGGCGGAGACCATTCTTGAGGGGGCCAGGGCGGGGGTGCCCCTGTGCATCTACTCAGGACCCATGGCCGGGGCCACCTCCCCTGTCACCCTGGCGGGGACCCTGGCCCAGGGCAACGCTGAGGCCCTCGCCGGTATCGTGCTGGCGAAGGTGTCTAACCCTGGTGTTCCCGTGATATACGGGAGCTGGACCCGGGCCATGGACATGAAGTATGCCAACGTGGCCTTTGGCAGCCCGGAGTTCGCCCTGCTGCGAGTTGCCAGTTGCCAGCTGGCCAAGCACTACGGGCTTCCCTCGGCTGGCGGGGGGATTCTATGTGATTCAAAGGTACCTGACGCGCAGTTCGCCTACGAGAAGATGATGACGGCCCTTCTCCCTGCCATGGCCCGCATGAACATGATCGTGGGCATGGGACTGGTGGGGCATGAGAACGTGCTCAGCCTGGAGGGCCTGGTGATAGACAACGAGATCGCCGGGTATGTCCGGCGGGCTCTTCAAGGGGTGTCCGTGGACGAGGAGAGGCTTGCCTTCGACCTCATTGAGAGACTGGGCCCCGGGGGCCAGTTCCTCGCGGAGGACCACACCCTCCGCCACTTCCGCCAGGAGCTGTGGGTGCCGGACCTCACCAACCGCGAGGGCCATGTACTCTGGCTTCAGGGCGGTTCCAGGGACATCAGGGACAGGGCCAGGGAGAGGATCCAGGAGTGCCTCTCCGGGTGGGAGGCTCCCCGTGTGCCGGCCGGGGCGGTCCAGGAGATGGCCCGGTTTCTTTGACCGGGCGAACCCCAGGACTCCCTGGAGGGGAAGCCTTGACTGTGAACGAAGAGAGGGGGGTGAGGGTGTGAGGGACGCATCAACTGGAGGACTGGCGGCGGTTACCGGTGGGGGCCGGGAGATGCCAGCCTCCCTGGAAGTCCAGGCACTTCTTGATGCCATGATGGTGGGTGTCATCGCCATTGACAGCCAGGCCCTCATAACCCACATCAACAAGACCGCCGAGACACTGCTAGGCCTAGACCGGGACGCCTGCCTGGGAAGGCCCATCAGGCAAATGGTGCCCAGTACTGAACTCCCGGGTGTGCTTGAAACCGGGAAATCCAGCTCCGGCAAGGTGACCATTGGCGGCACAACCATCATGTCCGTTCGCCACCCGGTACTGGAAGGAGGCTCCATTACCGGGGCTGTCGCGGTATTCCAGGACACCACCCAGCTTGAGGCCCTCTCCCAGGAGCTGGACACCGTCAAGCAACTGTACCGTGAGCTGGAGGCCATCTTCGACGCCTCCTACGATGAACTCTTCGTGGTTGACGCGGAGGGCGTTACGCTGAGGGTGAATTCCGCCTGTGAGAGGCTGGAGGGGGTAAAGCCCCAAGACCTCATTGGCAGGAACGTGAAGGAACTTGTGTCGGAGGGGTTCTTCTACCCCTCCATCGCTGAGGAGGTGGTCCGGACGAGGCAGCGCATTACCACGGTCCAGGACACCCGGATGGGCAAGAAGGTCATAACCACCAGCAACCCGGTTTTCAACGAGAAGGGTGAGGTTGTCAGGGTGGTCAGCAACTGCCGGGACATAACGGAGATGAACTACCTCAGGCAGCAACTGGAGCACAGTGAGAGACTCACCAGGCACTTCTCCAAGGAGCTGGCCAAGGTTACCGCCAAGCTGATTGGCCTGGATGACTTGGTGGCCTACAGTGTCCCCATGAAACGGTGCCTTGAGCTGGCGGAACGGGTGGCTGACGTTGACTCCACGGTCCTGCTCCTGGGGGAGTCCGGCGTGGGCAAGGACGTCCTGGCTAGGGTCATTCACCGGCTGAGCCACCGGAGTGAGGGGCCCTTCGTCAAGGTGAACTGCGGGGCCATCCCGGAGCAGCTCCTGGAGTCCGAGCTGTTCGGGTACGAGCCTGGCGCCTTCACCGGCGCCAGCAGGGATGGCAAGGCGGGCTTGTTCGAGGTGGCGGACGGCGGCACCCTCTTCTTGGACGAGGTTGCCGAGATCCCCATGCCCTTGCAGGTGAAGCTCCTCAACGCCATCCAGGAGCGCCAGGTGAGACGCATAGGCAGCCGCAAGGTCACGCACCTGGATGTGCGACTCATAGCCGCCACCAACCAGGACCTGGCCAGGAGGGTTGAAGAGGGCCTTTTCCGGCAAGACCTGTTCTATCGCCTCAACGTGGTGCCCATCGACATACCGCCCCTCCGGGAACGCCCGGCGGACATTCCTCCCCTCATATTCCACTTCCTGGACAAGATAAAGCGGAACTACGGGATCCCCAAGACCCTCAGCTCCAGGGCCATGGATGTCCTCCTTGCCTACAGGTGGCCTGGGAACGTCCGGGAGGTAGAAAACCTCCTGGAAAGACTCGTGGTCACGACGGACGGCGACGTGATGGACCTGGAAGACATCCCCTCTCACATCCGGGGTGACAGTGCCTCCCAAGGGGCTGTGACCGTGGGGGACGTGGTCCCCCTGGAGGACGCAGTGAGGGAAACCGAGCGTCAACTGCTTCTTTTAGCCCTGAAAATGCACGGCACCTCCACAGCCGCAGCCCGGGCGCTTGGGATCCACCATTCTACTGTGATACGCAAGGCCAGGAAGATGGGGCTGTGGC is part of the Bacillota bacterium genome and encodes:
- a CDS encoding prepilin peptidase, with translation MTQALFGLDPATELFIPLVLLLGLAWGSFCNVLAARLPIGQGICGRSQCPHCRHMLSWRDLAPVASYLALRGRCRYCHRPISARYVVVEVTCALLFLLAYVHAGRDPVAFAVMAFYLSLSLVVFFTDLEHAVIPNALVAPGVLVALASAAFRLNPSGPSLALSVLGGILGGGVFMIIYWLTRGTGMGMGDVKLAFFMGLALGPLGLLLAILVGSLSGLLLAGFVMWRFRRELASLGSVPMHMDQEEEPEITDRVWGMMIINGRPAVPFGSFLSLGFAATLVFLEALFLAWFA
- a CDS encoding single-stranded DNA-binding protein, with the translated sequence MGSANLVCIMGSLCKEPNLRITPSGHHVCDLLVAVNRKSGVADYLPVIVWDEDAVACERSLKTSSLVHVLGRLSSRNYEKPGGSRHVAIEVISSKITFLSAARAGGHKNANMILLMGNLCREPSLRATSAGKMISDLIVAVDRKTGGTDYLPVICWNKDAESCGQHLYTGALVHVKGILTSRNYERADGSRHVAIEVSAQEIEFLGGAARREGRDPRDTDLQDRTRGEMASRA
- a CDS encoding branched-chain amino acid ABC transporter permease, with protein sequence MKGKQLLVAASIAAIGLFPLLFPLPRWIYMFTLAFYYIIMASSWNVIMGFTGLFSFAHTALAAIGGYTSVLLALHLGLTPWLGLLAAGIFAALFSLFLGMLCLRLHGFYLCLVTWAFAEIAAGVLKVEYKWSGGTMGLTAPGLFPRGQQLLPNYYLGLVLAVLCVVFAWAIYRSRIGLYLRSLRDDPLASEALGVDTTFWKVFSFTVCGFWAGVGGAFFGNFIGVVDPSMGSLSNMGMVILMVIMGGIGTIHGPILGALFVVALSEVLRGELAAMSVFIFAILMILTMRFFRGGFAEAIDALQRRRAHGGTLPRPG
- a CDS encoding ABC transporter ATP-binding protein, translating into MQVLGINGVTRYFGGLPAVRDVSFSVGANEIVGLIGPNGAGKTTLLNCVSGIHKPTAGSIRMMDREITRLKPHQVCRAGIGRTFQIPRPFHRMTVEENVRVAQGSSRKPPSRYMELVGLVPYKATWADRLTFHQRRKLEVARALAVEPRLLLLDEVMAGLNPTETEEMVGLVRTVREETGVSILWVEHVMRAVMECADRLVVLHQGQKLTEGAPADIARDERVIEVYLGERYHFKDEITC
- a CDS encoding RDD family protein, translating into MLDFPKASLGKRVVAAIIDGLIAGCVSLVPVVGGVAGFAYVLLKDGFLDGASPGKKAMGLRVVEVGSGARAAYGESIRRNLIFAIPNLITIIPLIGAIIAPILALLVYLLELYIAWRDPRGRRYGDHIASTQVVPASA
- a CDS encoding branched-chain amino acid ABC transporter permease — its product is MYTLDFILEVLARGLGIGMVYALMGLGLTLIFGVMRIINFAQGEFYMLGGYATYFLMVSFGVPFIAALPLSMVAVFLVGILVEGLLLSPTRTGNVGSAMEYSLIITFALSLFLQKLAIILFGPFYRKVPDYLPGNVGLGPLRVPGNTFVAMVVSGLLILAVTLYLSRTWRGRSWRAMAQCLNGASISGVPTARESSLVFGLSTALAAAAGAVLIPVTLVFPNVGTSPLIKGYQIIAIGGLGSVPGSLIGGLLLGVVETYGSIFISSAYRDLYGFGLLILFLLFRPRGLYGQA
- a CDS encoding ABC transporter substrate-binding protein; amino-acid sequence: MTRKKNWRLGLVSIMVVFLVGSLLAGCGGAPQPADPADEEPKAPIKIGVSTPLSPPADYKAGEINLNTVKLAVKHINDAGGVLGRTVEIVEGDDQGDTAAGVSLVQKMVNEDKVSAIVGVWHGSVALAQATAATDLEVPIMMHYSWPDEITAMHSDYVFRTSPYNSQIALLLMPFIKSQGYKTVAVMAEDSAYGIGFADGMVAAAEGSGVEVIKRVFPAQSVDLTPQLLELKAMSPKPDLLIVAAVYQPMYLIPKQALEVGLAPECDVMAGWDYPGWSPEWWETVGEAGIGVMYPTFQSKELALTTLGETFKASFNEAYGHEPPIYAYFLYDQVMMLAEAMETAGTDEPKAVAAALKDITFEGTTGTVTFESVDEPGSPIWNQWLGHQIFIIQFTAEGQTQDEASIAYKSK
- a CDS encoding ABC transporter ATP-binding protein, with the translated sequence MLKVDSLDVAYDGLQALYSVSMEVQEGEFLALVGSNGAGKSTLLNAVAGMLRPIAGGIYLDGQRIDGLSPHRIVDMGISLIPEGKWVFPQMNVLENLLMGAYPSKARAGTHERLEEVFHYFPRLKERQKQQAQTLSGGELQMLVIGRALMARPRLLILDEPSLGLAPRLVLEIFQILRCLHRESGISVILAEQNVYRALQMAGRGLVLENGRVVMDGPASSILEDESIVRKYLGM
- a CDS encoding 5-guanidino-2-oxopentanoate decarboxylase; protein product: MASAASAIVRQLERLGVEVVFGLPGVHTMEVYDALLESPIRHILARHEQGAGFMADGYSRASGKPGVCLLITGPGLTNAATALGTAWADSVPLLVITSQVPMGFRDQHKGYLHDLWNSHLFTSCLAKETRRVDTPSGLSQAVADLYHACQDGRPRPVHLEVPLDVLGAPIEEDAPREKPQEKWPSPSPERVFQAREMLQNARRPLVVVGGGAAGATSQVMALAETLECPVVSTTAGKGVLPEDHRLSLGARLQVPSMQRLLEEADTLLVVGSDLAPTDFWARVPAVKGSVVYVDIDAGNFSRNLFATVGLRGDAPRVLSELLRGLGQRHPDTFWTHRVSQALAESSRELPAIMGLPQGTGWARDCLSALREALPREGILCADMTTLAYIAVSEFPVYHPSRFLHPAGFGTLGYALPAALGAKIARPDLPVVALTGDGGFQFTMEELGTAVQERTGVPIIVVNNAGYGEIRRQQGRRHPGKTMAVDLVNPDFGLLASAYGMPYSSAVTPEQLGECLKEALCDSLPTLIELKAAVGV